Genomic window (Neurospora crassa OR74A linkage group VI, whole genome shotgun sequence):
CTCTGCTGAGGGCGAGGCAACCGTTGGAGTCGGTGGGGTACACCACATTCCAAGAGGACACGGAATTGCCGAGCTCGTTGAGGGTGTACAGGCGGAGGACGCCGTCAGCGGATTTCCACCACTGTGCGTGACGCGGGCCGTCGCCAGGCGAGGCCTGACCAGCTGGGCATGCGGTCAAGCGGCCGGTGCTGGCGTCGATCTTGAAGATGCGGATCAGGTCGGCACCGAGGTCGGGAACGAGCATGAACTTTCCGGTGGGGTCAAGCTGAGTCTCATGAGGATGGGGCACATCCTGACGTGAATTCGGCCCACGTTGCGACATGGTGAACTTCTCAAGCTGAACCTGGCCTTGTCCGAGGGGAAGTTTGTAcgtggtgatggttgatgGGGAGCTGCGGTGGGGTCAGACAACAAGTCTTGTCGAGGATCGAGGGGTACTTACTACTGCGCCGTGGCAATGAAGCCCTTTCCATCGGACCCTCCGTACACCTTGCCGTGGACCGTGTTCCCACTAGTCCGGGTTTGGCCAGACTGAGTAAGGCGTCCGTCGCTTCCCACATTGTACTGCGTGATGACACCACTTCCAGTCCAAGACTCGTCGAAGCAGTAGGCTGTCTTGGTGTCATTGTAATATTCCAGCCACGCAGGAGTTGTGCCACAACCACCGGCCTGCGAGGTGATGGAAAGTTTGCCGGTGGTGCCACTGGTGGTCAAGGAGAGCGTGTAGACAGGTCCGCTGAAATGGGAAACCAGCAAAGTGGCGCCCAGGGCGGACGGAGCCAGGGCGAGGCCGACCAGCAAGTTGGACAACAGATGAACCATGTTGATAGCGACGAAGGAGAGAGAGTTGAGGAGTGCTGGCTTGAATGTGATGCTAACGACTTTGGCGACGCCCTTTTGTACCTGTCCGTTGTGGGCCCAGAACCCGGCGGGAAGGGCCGTCCATCACGGTTTGACAGGCTGATTTTAGCCGGAAAACACGATCTTGGTGCTGTAGATCATCCGAGTTGTATACCATGCCAGGCTGGGTTCGGAGACGAATGCGGCTAGCGATCGGAACGCTTCGTAGTATATGACCGCTAGGCAGCACGGGGTAAACTCGATGGTCAAACGCAGGCGAGACGGGGTAACATGGGTGCGGTGTAGCCGGAGGTGGACAACGACGTCCAAATGGAGGAAACCGCACCGATTCGGGGATATTGGCAGCACAGGCGGGAGGTTACCCCACAAGATGTGATCCTGCCAAGAACTCGTCAATATCCGGGAGAAAGGCACGAGGGAGATTCGAAGCGCCGTAAATGGGACGTACTATGATCGAAACTGGTCACTGCCATTGTAGAACGACTGCGTTGGGGACGAGATATTGCAAGAGTCGAGCGAGGATCGAATTGGACAGCAAACTGCTTGTGTTCGGTCGGATGTGACGATGTTGAGACAACCCCCATGTCGCTATGGGATCTAGGGGCCGTCG
Coding sequences:
- a CDS encoding 6-phosphogluconolactonase — encoded protein: MVHLLSNLLVGLALAPSALGATLLVSHFSGPVYTLSLTTSGTTGKLSITSQAGGCGTTPAWLEYYNDTKTAYCFDESWTGSGVITQYNVGSDGRLTQSGQTRTSGNTVHGKVYGGSDGKGFIATAQYSPSTITTYKLPLGQGQVQLEKFTMSQRGPNSRQDVPHPHETQLDPTGKFMLVPDLGADLIRIFKIDASTGRLTACPAGQASPGDGPRHAQWWKSADGVLRLYTLNELGNSVSSWNVVYPTDSNGCLALSRAQTLSTYAPGKKGGPTTKAAEIRVAGNFLYASNRADQTFGSNQDSVAIYTIDHQTGGIAWKEAANSYSYYPRTFDINKDGTLVAFGGQTSSNVAIVSRDPATGKLGNLVANLQVGNKGRAGEEDGLSAVVWVE